ATTTTTCGCGGCATTAAGGAACTAAAACCCGGCTGGAGCCTCGTCTACGACCGCGGCGGCATCCACATGCATCAATACTGGAATTTAAAAAGCCAGCCTCATCTAGATGACCTGGAAACTACTACTACCAGAATTCGCGTGCTTCTCGAGGATACAGTCGAACGGCAGCTCGTATCCGACGTCCCGGTCTGTGTTCTCTTGTCGGGTGGCGTTGATTCCAGCGCCATCACAGCTTTTGCCGCCCGTGCTTACGAGCGGACCGGCCTTGGGACGCTTAATACTTACTCTGTCGATTACGTTGGCAACAAACAGTATTTCCAGTCCAATCAGTTCGAACGCGATTCCGACGCGCCCTGGGTACAAGAGGTTTCCGGCTATTTTGGGACACAGCACCATTATGTTGAGATTGATACAACTGAACTGGTGGATGCCCTCAGGGCGATCGTCCGGGCGCGGGACCTTCCCGGAATGGTTGATGTCGACGCATCCCTCTATCTGTTTTGCAAAGAGATCAAAAAGGAGGCGACCGTCGCTGTTTCAGGAGAATCCGCAGACGAAATCTTCGGCGGCTACCCCTGGTTTTATTGTGAGGACAGCCTAAACTGCGGCGCCTTTCCCTGGATCCGGATGCTTCGTGAGCGGATGCGCCTGTTCTCACCTGCTCTGGTTGCATACATGCGGCCTGAGGAATATGTTGCCGAGCGGTACCGCGAGGCCCTCGCAGAGGTTCCCCGCCTGCCGGGGGAGGATCCCCTTGAGGCACGGATGCGGGAAATGCTGTACCTGAACATCACCAGGTTCATGCCCATCCTCCTCGACCGGAAGGACCGGATGAGCATGGCGGTCGGCCTCGAGGTGCGCGTCCCCTACTGCGACCACCGCCTGGTGGAGTACGCCTGGAACATCCCCTGGAGGATGAAAACCTGCGGTCGGAGAGAAAAGGGGATCCTGCGCCGCGCCCTGAAGGGGCTGCTGCCGGAGGAGGTGCTTGCAAGGCGGAAGAGCCCTTACCCAAAGACCCACCACCCCGCCTACCTGGAGGCGGTCCGCGCCCGCGTCCGGGAGATCCTGAGTGACTCAAACTCCCTGCTCCTCCCCCTGCTCAACGTGGCAGCAGTGAGAGAGGTGGTGGAGTCAGGTGCCCGCGAGTTCAACCCGGCCTGGTTCAGCCAGCTCATGGGAGGCGCCCAGCTTCTGGGGTACCTGGTCCAGCTGGACATGTGGCTGCGGGAGTACCGTGTGGCGATCACCTGAACTCCAAAGGAACACCCGGCTCGGCAGTCCTCACTTTATTCCCCCAGGCTGCCGAAAACAGGCAGTAACACACCAACACAAGAGCAAATGAGCACTTCTCCCGGTAAGCAGTTAAGGCTATGGAGTAAGAGTAGCACTATAATAGCCTGTCGGGCGAGGATCCTGGATTAATAAACTATACGACGAATTATAGATGTCATATGGCGTTGTCCATACATTATTCACTTCATACCTTATATGTAAATGCGGACCCGTTGACTGACCCGTATTTCCGCTGTAGCCCACCTGTTGGCCAGCAGCCACGTTTGTACCCTCAGCCGGCCTACCTCCCTCCAGCATATGCTGATACATTACAATACGATTATTTGAATCCTTCACAGCAACATAATACCCAGCCAATGTATCATATCGTGATCTGATTACTGTTCCTGACATCGCCGCATATAATGGTTTGCCAGTTGTTCCTCCTGTACTAAAATCTGTTCCTTTATGCCCATCGTAGACTGTTGCCGTTCCATTTCTGTAATCCTTTGCAGTTCCTGCGTTAGGGTCTCTGTCAAAATAGGCTGTAATATTCCAATAATTGTGCCAGTTAAAGGGGTTATACATAAAAGCAGGTCCTGTGCTTCCGTGAATAGATACTTTTGTTAAAGCGTAACTACCTGTTTGACTATAAATGTAGAAGTAATACTGCCCATTACCAACGATCGCTCCCGAAGAGTTTTTCCCGTCCCATGTCACACTTTTTTCTGTTCCAGCATTAACGGTGCCAGAAAATAAAGTTTTTACCGTATTTAGTCTGTCGAAATCTTTTATGTAAACACCAACTGTTTCGGTTCCCGTTGTCTTAAATTTAACAGTATAAGTGCTGCTATTAGGATTGAACCAGTGGTTTGTAGGTTGATAAGTTACATATGGATAAGCGTATGCTGATCCTGAAAATGTAAAAAGTGATACAATTAGCAACAAATACACAGCAAGCTTTTTCATCTGGCTCAACCTCCAATGCTTTCCACATCTTCCGGCAAGGTAATGAGTTGTTCGTCACTCTTGCGCCACAAGCCGGTTCTGACTCGGTGCTCCTTCAAGCCACCTTCAGTCTCTTCAAGCCGGATTTCCTTAAAGAAAACGTTCCCGTTCGGGAGAATGTTTGCAAAAACCCTGTAGTTGGGATCATTAATGGTAAGAACTTTTTTGGGGTCTCCGTCTTTTTTGCTGAGATCGAAAAGGGTAAGGCTGTTTGTCTCGCTGTATCTAATCAAAAGCAAATTGTTCGAGATATCCTCTATTGTTGGTGCTCCTGTCGTAGGGAGCTCAAGTACAACCTCCTTCGTCCCGTCAAGGCCAATCTTAACAATTTTAACCGTGTCCTTTTCGCTTTCAGGGTTATACACGGTGATTATCTTCTTCTGTTGATCCCA
The sequence above is drawn from the Bacillota bacterium genome and encodes:
- the asnB gene encoding asparagine synthase (glutamine-hydrolyzing): MCGVAGWIDWKEDLTQKRPILEAMKNSLSQRGPDAEGTWVSHHAALLHRRLVVVDPEGGGQPMVRQRGNRTYIISYNGELYNTNELRQELEVRGYTFRGYSDTEVLLASFIEWGRECVERLNGIFAFAVWDEAGQRLFLARDRLGVKPLFYAQQNSTFLFGSELKALLAHPLVKPEIDAEGLAEIFVMGPARTPGHGIFRGIKELKPGWSLVYDRGGIHMHQYWNLKSQPHLDDLETTTTRIRVLLEDTVERQLVSDVPVCVLLSGGVDSSAITAFAARAYERTGLGTLNTYSVDYVGNKQYFQSNQFERDSDAPWVQEVSGYFGTQHHYVEIDTTELVDALRAIVRARDLPGMVDVDASLYLFCKEIKKEATVAVSGESADEIFGGYPWFYCEDSLNCGAFPWIRMLRERMRLFSPALVAYMRPEEYVAERYREALAEVPRLPGEDPLEARMREMLYLNITRFMPILLDRKDRMSMAVGLEVRVPYCDHRLVEYAWNIPWRMKTCGRREKGILRRALKGLLPEEVLARRKSPYPKTHHPAYLEAVRARVREILSDSNSLLLPLLNVAAVREVVESGAREFNPAWFSQLMGGAQLLGYLVQLDMWLREYRVAIT
- a CDS encoding peptidoglycan DD-metalloendopeptidase family protein, whose product is MKKLAVYLLLIVSLFTFSGSAYAYPYVTYQPTNHWFNPNSSTYTVKFKTTGTETVGVYIKDFDRLNTVKTLFSGTVNAGTEKSVTWDGKNSSGAIVGNGQYYFYIYSQTGSYALTKVSIHGSTGPAFMYNPFNWHNYWNITAYFDRDPNAGTAKDYRNGTATVYDGHKGTDFSTGGTTGKPLYAAMSGTVIRSRYDTLAGYYVAVKDSNNRIVMYQHMLEGGRPAEGTNVAAGQQVGYSGNTGQSTGPHLHIRYEVNNVWTTPYDIYNSSYSLLIQDPRPTGYYSATLTP